The genomic stretch tttttttttccgtaTTATATGGAAGCATACGGTAAAAtacgttttaaacggcaaaaaaatgcgaacgcgttttaaacgcgtttaaaatgcattttaactaacagtgatccAGTATGGATGGATCGATAAGGACCAAggataaaatggtaaaaatatttatttttccccTCCAAAATATCCTGTGATCCTGACGCGGAAACGACGCATCATGGTTCCTTCTATAAATAAGGCggctcactctctctctctctcactctcggtAATAGAAGAGCTTCGATCCTTTGTCGATGATGGCTGTCGAGATGATAACCTACGGACGAGGAGTAGGAGGAGCCTCTTCTCGCTCCCGTCGTCCGTGGAAGTATGATGTGTTCTTGAATTTTTGCGGTCAGGACAATCGCAAGGATTTCACTGATTTTCTATTTAATGAGTTGGTCCGGGATGGGATTCATACCTTTAGAGACAACGAAGAGCTGAACAAAGGAGCAGTTCTATCTTCCCAACTCATGGAAGCTATCGAAGGTTCTAGGATTGCCATCATCGTCTTCTCCCAGAATTATGCTTTTTCCACCTGGTGCCTTACTGAGCTGGTCAAGATCCTCGATTGCAATAAAAATGGCCGAATGGAAAAGGTTTTTCCTGTTTTCTTCAAGGTGGATCCCTCGAATGTCAGGAAACAGAGTGGAATAtatgaagaggcatttaaagaACACGAAGAGCGTTTCAAGGATCATGAGATGGGGAAGGTGAAGACGTGGAGGACTGCTCTCACAGAAGCTGCAGAAATGGCAGGGTGGGATCAAAGAAATGTTGCAGATGGGTAAGTCTCTTGATCAATTAATTACTTTCATTTCTTCTATGTTTACTACTTTATTATTTGGCTAGAGCAGTTTATCAGTTCTATCTACCATGGATTTTCACATTTGGGGATCCCAAATTTTCAATTCAACCAGGACGGGCCAATGCAGCCCCATTCTGTACCGATACATATTGGCAGATATGTGATACAAACCATAAACCATTGTAATCCATTCATTAattataccctttttttttttctttgtttgtatCAAAATATATGGTCAGGCATCAGGCGGAGCTTATaaagaaaattgttggagaagtgTTAACAATAGTGAACCAGACATACTTGGATGTTGCCGAATATCCAATTGGGCTAAATGCCCACATTGAGCGCATAGGCTGTTTCCTAAAAAATGGATTAGATGTTGATTTACGGCTCTGGTGGAATAGGTAAGACCACTATAGCGAAGGCCATTTATAACCACATGTTTGAAAGATTTGAAGGTAGTAGCTTTCTTGCTAATGTTAGAGAGTTTTCAAGCCAACATAAGGGTTTAGCTCTCTTACAAAAACAGCTTCTCTCTGATGTCTTGAAGAAAATAGACATAGACATATACAATGAAGACCAAGGAATCATTATTATTAAAGAACGTCTATGCTGTAAAAGAGTTCTTgttgttcttgatgatgtggagaATACAGAGCTATTCTGTAAATTGGTTGGAAGGCATGATTGGTTTGGTCCAGGAAGTCGAATCATCTTAACGACTAGAGATGAACATTTGCTAAATAGGCTTGATGTGGATGAAAAATATAAAGTCAAGACAATGAATCGTAATGAATCCCTTCAACTCTTCAGTTGCCATGCCTTTCGACAAGAGCATCCATTACAAGACTATGTGCAGCTCTCAAATGATGTAATACATTATGCAGGGGGCCTTCCATTAGCTCTTGTGATTTTGGGTTCTCTATACAAAAGAAGTCCAATTGAGTGGGAAAGtgaattgaagaaattgagaAAGATACCCAATGAGCGGATTTTGGAAAAACTTGAAATAAGTTATAATGCATTAGATCATTTCAACCGGACTATATTCCTTGATATATCATGCTTTTTCATTGGAGAGGATAAAAATTTTGTGAGTACAATTCTAGATACTTGTGGTCTGGGCGGAGAAGCTGGAATTAAACTTCTCACAAAGAGGTCTCTGGTAACAATTGATGAATATAGCAGTCTATGCATGCATGACCTCATTCGAGACATGGGAAGGGAAATTGTCTGCAAACAATCTCCTCAGACGCCGGGAGGACGTAGTAGATTATGGGATGATGCCGATGCCATTGATGCATTGATAAACCTCTCTGTAAGTATTAGTAACATATATATCTCTTATCCATTATGAAAATTGTAAGACTATTCGCAAGTAGGTATGAAAATTGTCAACGTTTTCATTTAAGAagctcacacacacacacacacacacacatatgcacAAGGATCTGTACACAAAAACTTGcacaagcacacacacacacacaagctaGCACAAGCATGCGCATGCGGCACACACACAAGCTCGAACAAGCACGCACATGGCACACACACACCCTAAAGCTCGCACAAGCATGCACACACACGTGTGGACACAGAAAAGCTTGCACAAGCATGCGCATGACACACACGCACAAAAGCTCGCACAACCGCACACACACAAGCATGCACCTacacatgcacatgcacatgcacacaCGCACACATTGTCCTTTTTAgcattttcctcttcttcttaatttctctcttttatcaGGGAACTGATGTAGTTGAAGGCCTTCAACTAAACTGGTATGGATATCCTGAAGTGGAACAGTTTGGCCCACTGAACATTGAAGGATTTTCTAAAATGCCTAATATGAGATTACTCAAAGTTGATGGTTGTGTCAAATTCAAAATGGATGGAGCAGATTCTCTTCTGGAGCAGTTTTATTGTTTTAGAAAGTTAGTGTG from Macadamia integrifolia cultivar HAES 741 chromosome 11, SCU_Mint_v3, whole genome shotgun sequence encodes the following:
- the LOC122093858 gene encoding disease resistance protein Roq1-like; protein product: MAVEMITYGRGVGGASSRSRRPWKYDVFLNFCGQDNRKDFTDFLFNELVRDGIHTFRDNEELNKGAVLSSQLMEAIEGSRIAIIVFSQNYAFSTWCLTELVKILDCNKNGRMEKVFPVFFKVDPSNVRKQSGIYEEAFKEHEERFKDHEMGKVKTWRTALTEAAEMAGWDQRNVADG
- the LOC122093677 gene encoding disease resistance protein RUN1-like — protein: MLIYGSGGIGKTTIAKAIYNHMFERFEGSSFLANVREFSSQHKGLALLQKQLLSDVLKKIDIDIYNEDQGIIIIKERLCCKRVLVVLDDVENTELFCKLVGRHDWFGPGSRIILTTRDEHLLNRLDVDEKYKVKTMNRNESLQLFSCHAFRQEHPLQDYVQLSNDVIHYAGGLPLALVILGSLYKRSPIEWESELKKLRKIPNERILEKLEISYNALDHFNRTIFLDISCFFIGEDKNFVSTILDTCGLGGEAGIKLLTKRSLVTIDEYSSLCMHDLIRDMGREIVCKQSPQTPGGRSRLWDDADAIDALINLSGTDVVEGLQLNWYGYPEVEQFGPLNIEGFSKMPNMRLLKVDGCVKFKMDGADSLLEQFYCFRKLVWVS